Proteins encoded in a region of the Vicia villosa cultivar HV-30 ecotype Madison, WI unplaced genomic scaffold, Vvil1.0 ctg.000587F_1_1, whole genome shotgun sequence genome:
- the LOC131629661 gene encoding beta-hexosaminidase 1-like — MGCCCYYKTLLIIVFTFFISQSFAAKFSLPFIWPLPAKFAFGNETLSVDPTLSLIGNSANSPILKAGFDRFKGIVFSNGFVRAGKAVYDVNKLNVVVQDKIEELQLGVDESYNLLISKATGSGKVIIKANTVFGALRGLETFSQLCSFDYSTKTVQIYKAPWSIRDKPRFPFRGLMLDTSRHYFPVNVIKQIIESMSYAKLNVLHWHIVDEQSFPLEVPSYPNLWQGSYSNSERYTVEDAYEIVNFAKMRGINIMAEIDVPGHTKSWGIGYPDVWPSPSCKSPLDVSKESTFDVLSGIMTDMRKIFPFELFHLGADEVNTDCWTNTSRVNKWLQSRNMTAKDAYEYFVLKAQNMALSKNWTPVNWEETFNAFPEKLHPQTIVHNWWSSGVCPKVVAKGLRCIFSNQRVWYLDHVDVPWDVVYNADPLEGIYNASEQKLVLGGEVCMWGEEADTSDVQQTIWPRAAAAAERLWSPRQYTTVLTASPRLQYFRCLLNRRGVPAAPVTNFHARTPPTGPGSCFEQ; from the exons ATGGGTTGCTGCTGCTACTACAAGACATTACTCATCATTGTTTTCACATTCTTCATTTCTCAATCATTCGCAGCCAAATTCTCACTTCCTTTCATTTGGCCTCTGCCTGCTAAATTCGCATTCGGTAATGAAACTCTTTCCGTTGATCCTACACTTTCTCTCATCGGAAACAGTGCTAACTCGCCAATTCTCAAAGCCGGTTTTGATAGATTCAAAGGGATAGTGTTCAGTAACGGTTTTGTTAGAGCAGGCAAAGCTGTTTACGATGTTAACAAGTTGAATGTCGTTGTTCAGGACAAAATTGAAGAG CTTCAACTTGGAGTGGATGAAAGCTATAATTTGTTGATTTCTAAAGCAACCGGTTCCGGCAAAGTGATCATCAAG GCAAATACTGTTTTTGGTGCATTGCGTGGATTAGAG ACGTTCAGCCAATTGTGTTCTTTTGATTATTCAACGAAAACGGTACAAATATACAAGGCACCTTGGTCCATCCGAGACAAACCAAGATTTCCTTTTCGCGGTCTCATGTTAG ATACATCAAGACACTATTTCCCAGTTAATGTTATTAAGCAGATAATTGAATCTATGTCATATGCCAAACTT AATGTTTTACATTGGCACATTGTAGACGAACAGTCATTTCCTCTTGAAGTACCTTCCTATCCGAACTTGTGGCAAGGTTCATACTCAAATTCGGAACGATACACAGTTGAGGATGCATATGAAATTGTCAA CTTTGCCAAAATGAGAG GTATAAATATAATGGCCGAAATAGATGTTCCTGGTCATACAAAGTCATG GGGTATTGGATATCCAGATGTTTGGCCATCGCCCTCGTGTAAAAGCCCACTCGATGTTTCAAAGGAGTCTACCTTTGATGTCCTTTCTGGCATTATGACAG ATATGAGAAAAATATTCCCCTTTGAACTATTTCACTTGGGTGCTGATGAAGTGAATACAG ATTGCTGGACCAATACTTCTCGTGTGAATAAGTG GCTTCAGAGTCGCAACATGACTGCTAAAGATGCTTACGAATATTTTGTATTGAAGGCACAAAACATGGCTCTTTCGAAAAATTGGACTCCTGTGAACTG GGAAGAAACCTTCAATGCGTTTCCGGAAAAGCTCCACCCGCAAACTATAGTGCATAATTG GTGGAGCTCCGGTGTTTGCCCGAAGGTTGTTGCAAAAGGCTTGAGGTGTATTTTCAGTAACCAACGTGTATGGTATCTTGACCACGTAGATGTACCTTGGGATGTTGTCTATAACGCCGACCCACTAGAAGGAATATACAATGCTTCTGAACAAAAACTTGTGCTTGGAGGAGAAGTTTGCATGTGGGGTGAGGAAGCTGATACATCAGATGTTCAACAAACAATATGGCCTCGAGCTGCAGCAGCAGCAG AGCGTTTGTGGAGTCCGAGACAATATACTACAGTCTTAACTGCATCACCGCGACTGCAATACTTCAGATGTCTGTTGAATAGAAGAGGTGTTCCAGCGGCTCCTGTCACAAATTTTCATGCTAGAACTCCTCCTACTGGACCAGGTTCATGCTTTGAGCAATAA
- the LOC131629660 gene encoding beta-hexosaminidase 1-like — protein MGWCLCYKPTLLIIAFITFFISQSFAAKISQPLHSLPFIWPLPAKFSFGNETLSVDPALSLIGTGANSAIVKSGFDRFKGIVFSNGYSFGFVRTAKAVYDVNKLNVVVRNNSEELQLGVDESYSLFITKAIGSGKVTIEANTVFGALRGLETFSQLCSFDYSSKKVQIYKAPWSIRDQPRFPFRGLMLDTSRHYLPVNVIKQIIESMSYAKLNVLHWHIVDEQSFPLEVPSYPNLWKGSYTKWERYTVEDAYEIVNFAKLRGINVMAEVDVPGHAKSWGIGYPDVWPSPSCKTPLDVSKESTFDVLSGIMTDMRKIFPFELFHLGGDEVNTDCWTNTSHVNKWLQDHNMTANDAYEYFVLKAQHMALSKNWTPVNWEETFNTFPTKLHPRTVIHNWLGSGVCPQVVAKGLRCIFSNQGVWYLDHVDVPWDIVYNADPLEGIQEASQQKLVIGGEVCMWGEVADTSDVQQTIWPRAAAAAERLWSPIQYTTGRNGNLTALPRLQYFRCLLNRRGVPAAPVRNFYARRPPTGPGSCFEQ, from the exons ATGGGTTGGTGCTTATGCTACAAACCTACATTGCTCATCATTGCTTTCATCACATTCttcatttctcaatcatttgcagCAAAAATCTCGCAACCTCTCCATTCACTTCCATTCATTTGGCCTCTCCCTGCTAAATTCTCGTTCGGTAATGAAACTCTTTCCGTTGATCCAGCACTTTCCCTCATCGGAACCGGTGCTAACTCCGCAATTGTTAAATCCGGTTTTGATAGATTCAAAGGGATAGTGTTCAGTAACGGTTACAGCTTCGGTTTTGTTAGAACTGCTAAAGCTGTTTACGATGTTAACAAGTTGAATGTCGTTGTTCGTAATAACAGTGAAGAG CTTCAACTTGGAGTTGATGAAAGCTATAGTTTGTTCATTACAAAAGCAATCGGTTCTGGCAAAGTGACTATAGAG GCAAATACTGTTTTTGGTGCATTGCGTGGATTAGAG ACGTTTAGCCAATTGTGTTCTTTTGATTATTCATCGAAAAAAGTACAAATATACAAGGCACCTTGGTCCATCCGAGACCAACCAAGATTTCCTTTTCGCGGGCTCATGTTAG ATACATCAAGACACTATTTACCGGTTAATGTTATTAAGCAGATAATTGAATCTATGTCATATGCCAAACTT AATGTTTTACATTGGCACATTGTAGACGAACAGTCATTTCCTCTTGAAGTACCTTCATATCCGAATTTGTGGAAAGGTTCATACACAAAGTGGGAACGATACACAGTTGAGGATGCATATGAAATTGTCAA CTTTGCCAAATTGAGAG GTATAAATGTGATGGCAGAAGTTGATGTCCCCGGTCATGCAAAGTCATG GGGTATTGGATATCCAGATGTTTGGCCATCGCCCTCGTGTAAGACCCCACTCGATGTTTCAAAGGAGTCTACCTTTGATGTACTTTCTGGCATTATGACAG ATATGAGAAAAATATTCCCCTTTGAACTATTTCACTTGGGTGGTGATGAAGTGAATACAG ATTGCTGGACCAATACTTCTCATGTGAATAAGTG GCTTCAGGATCACAACATGACTGCTAATGATGCTTACGAATATTTTGTATTGAAGGCTCAACACATGGCTCTTTCGAAAAACTGGACTCCTGTGAACTG GGAAGAAACCTTCAATACGTTTCCCACAAAGCTCCATCCACGAACAGTAATTCATAACTG GTTGGGCTCCGGTGTTTGCCCGCAGGTTGTTGCGAAAGGCTTGAGGTGTATTTTCAGTAACCAGGGTGTATGGTATCTTGACCATGTAGATGTACCTTGGGATATTGTCTATAACGCCGATCCACTAGAAGGAATACAAGAAGCTTCTCAACAAAAACTTGTGATTGGAGGAGAAGTTTGCATGTGGGGTGAGGTAGCTGATACATCAGATGTTCAACAAACAATATGGCCTCGAGCCGCAGCAGCTGCAG AGCGTTTGTGGAGTCCGATACAATATACTACAGGCAGAAATGGTAACTTAACTGCATTGCCGCGGCTGCAATACTTCAGATGTCTGCTGAATAGAAGAGGTGTTCCAGCTGCTCCTGTCAGAAATTTTTATGCTAGAAGACCTCCTACTGGACCAGGGTCATGCTTTGAGCAATAA